From the genome of Arthrobacter sp. ERGS1:01:
CATCGCCGAACTGGACCTGTCCGAGGTGGTGGTCTGGCGCGAGATCCGCAGCAAGGGTGAAGGCACTGGCCGCTTCCAACAGGTGCCGTACTTTTACACGAAGGCCACGGCCAAGAAACCCTCGGTGCCCACCAAGACCACCGAAAAGCTTTACGAGGAGCTCGAAAAAGCCAAGGCGCAGCCGCTCTGGCGCGTCCTCGTCGCACTGAGTATCCGGCACGTGGGCCCCACGGCGTCGCGGGCCCTGGCCACGGCGTTCGGGTCCATGGACGGTATCCGGGCCGCCTCGGAAGAAGCGCTGGCCGGCGTGGACGGCGTCGGCCCCATCATCGCCGAGGCCCTGATTGAATGGTTCGGCGTCGACTGGCACCGGGACATCGTGGACGCCTGGGCGGCCGCCGGCGTGCGCATGGCCGACGAGGTGGACGAATCCACCCCGCGCACCCTGGAGGGCCTGACGATCGTGGTGACCGGCACGCTGCCGAACTTCAGCCGCGACGAGGCCAAGGAGGCCATCATCACCCGCGGCGGCAAGGCCTCGGGCTCGGTCTCCAAGAACACCTCCTACGTGGTGGCGGGGGAGAACGCCGGCACCAAGCTGGACAAGGCCGAATCGCTGGGCTTGAAGGTCCTGGACGAGGAAGGGTTCGTGCGCCTGCTGGCGGACGGCCCGGCCGCGGAAACGGATATTGAAACGATCGACGAAGGGGAGCCCGCATGAGCCAGAACGTGACCGTGGACGAATTGTTGGAGGTGGCGCTGCGCGCGGCCGCTGCCGGGGCCTCCGTGCTGGCAGCCCGCGACGCATCAGCCTTTGGTGCCACGGAGAAGTCCTCCGACGCCGACTGGGTCACCGCGTTCGACGTGGCCGCCGAGCGCGCCGTCCGGGCCGTGATCGAGGACGCCCGCCCGCACGACGTCATCACGGGCGAGGAACTGGCGCCGGCGCTCCCGGCCGAACCCTCCGGGTACCGGTGGAGCCTTGACCCGCTGGACGGCACCATGAACTTCATCCGCAACATCGCCTACTACGGCACCTCCGTGGCCGTGATGGGGCCCGACGGCGACTGGCTGGCCGGCGTCGTCGACGCACCGGCCCTGCGGCGCACCTATTTTGCCTCCCGCGGCGGCGGCGCCTGGCTGGACGAGACCCGCGCCGACGGCGTGCAGTCCGTGCGGCAGCTCACCGGCCCCAGGGACGCCCGCGGCGGCACCCTGCTGTCGACGGCATTGACGTACGAGCCTGCCGTGCGGCGCCGGCTGGTGTCGGAGCTGGATGCCCGCATGGACCACTTTGGCGACTTCCGCCGGCTCGGTTCGGCAGCCCTTGAACTGTGCGCCGTGGCCGAGGGCGGCGTGGACGCGTACCTGGAGTACGGGCTCTTTGAACATGACTTTGCCGCCGGCGGGCTCATCGCCGAGGAGGCCGGAGCCTGGGTCCACCGGCCCGTTTTGAGCTCGGCCATGAACGGCCTGCCCACCCGTGAGGAGGTCCTCTCCGTCTGGACCGGCGCCTGCGTGCCCGGCCTGGAAGGCGGCTTCGCCCCGGCCGAGTGACCGGTGCGATGGAGACCGTTTGATTTCGGCCGGCTCGATCACCGCGGCACCTTCGACCTCACGTTTTGGCCGGTTCTTTCGTCTATAAGATTGGCCCCTGCGGAACACCGCAACGGGATTTGACCGACGGAAACGGACTTTGCGCATGCCCACCCCCAAAATGGCCGGCAACTGGCCGTTGCTGCAGTTCGTGATCCTGGCCTTCGTCTGGGGTGCCAGCTTCCTGTTCATCGCGATCGGGCTGGAGGGAATGTCGCCGGCACAGGTGGTGCTGGGCCGGCTGTGTGCCGGCGCCGCGGCCCTCGCCGTCGTCTGCCTCGTGACCCGCAGGAAGCTGCCCTCCGAACCGGTTGTCTGGGCGCATTTGGCAGTCGTCTCCGTGCTACTGTGCGTGGCCCCGTTCCTGCTGTTTTCCTGGGCGGAGCAAAGCATCGCCTCGGGACTGGCCAGCATCTACAACGCCACGACGCCGCTCATGACGACGCTCGTGGCCCTTGTGGCCTTGCCCCAGGAAAGGCCCACCAGGGCCCGCCTGCTGGGTCTGATCGCCGGTTTCGCGGGCGTGCTGCTGGTCCTGGGCCCGTGGCGCCTGGTGGGCGGGGGATCCGTTGCCGGCCAGCTTGCCTGCCTGCTCGCCACGGCCTGCTACGGCATGGGATTCGTGTACCTTCGCCGCTTCGTTTCCCCGCGGGGCTTGTCCTCGCTCGCCGTCGCCACGGTGCAGGTGGGGTTGGGCGCGGTGATCATGCTTGCCATGGCGCCATGGATCGCCACCACCCCCGTCCACCTCACGCCGCGGATCGTCGCCGCAATCCTGGTCCTGGGCGTGGCCGGCACGGGCCTGGCCTACGTGTGGAACACCAACCTGGTGGCCGCCTGGGGCGCCGCCAACGCGTCGACCGTGACCTACCTGACGCCCGTGGTCGGGGTCAGCCTCGGCGTACTGGTCCTGTCCGAGCCGGTGACCTGGAATCAGCCCCTCGGGGCACTCGTCGTGGTGGCCGGCATCGCCATCAGCCAGGGCAGGCTGGCCGGCCTCACGCAGGGCCTGCGCGGCCGGCGGTCCCGGCGCGGCAGCGCCGCCGCGGGCCCCGGCACGGCAGACGCCGAGTAACCCCGGCCCCTGGCCCGAACTCCCGCGCAGGTTCCGGAGTACCGTATTGGCATGGAGCTACGAGACGGAATCTTCCTT
Proteins encoded in this window:
- a CDS encoding DMT family transporter — encoded protein: MPTPKMAGNWPLLQFVILAFVWGASFLFIAIGLEGMSPAQVVLGRLCAGAAALAVVCLVTRRKLPSEPVVWAHLAVVSVLLCVAPFLLFSWAEQSIASGLASIYNATTPLMTTLVALVALPQERPTRARLLGLIAGFAGVLLVLGPWRLVGGGSVAGQLACLLATACYGMGFVYLRRFVSPRGLSSLAVATVQVGLGAVIMLAMAPWIATTPVHLTPRIVAAILVLGVAGTGLAYVWNTNLVAAWGAANASTVTYLTPVVGVSLGVLVLSEPVTWNQPLGALVVVAGIAISQGRLAGLTQGLRGRRSRRGSAAAGPGTADAE
- a CDS encoding inositol monophosphatase family protein → MSQNVTVDELLEVALRAAAAGASVLAARDASAFGATEKSSDADWVTAFDVAAERAVRAVIEDARPHDVITGEELAPALPAEPSGYRWSLDPLDGTMNFIRNIAYYGTSVAVMGPDGDWLAGVVDAPALRRTYFASRGGGAWLDETRADGVQSVRQLTGPRDARGGTLLSTALTYEPAVRRRLVSELDARMDHFGDFRRLGSAALELCAVAEGGVDAYLEYGLFEHDFAAGGLIAEEAGAWVHRPVLSSAMNGLPTREEVLSVWTGACVPGLEGGFAPAE